CACGGCGAACGCGCCGCGAATGGTTGAGGTACAACAACCAAAATCCCGCCAAAACCGCATGCACGGAATAAAACCAGCCCGCCGCCTCCAGAAAACGCCGGGCATGCGCCACACCAAGAGTTGGACCCAACGTCAACAATTGGGTCAACGCGCTCAATAGCACCAGATACAACACTCCGCGGGTCAAGGCCGGAGCGCGCGGATCCTCCCGCCGAAACAACACGACGGACAGCGGACCCAGAACAAACACGGCCGCCCCCGTAAACAAGGTGAGCCAGAGCAGAATGGTGACCAACGGGGGATGCCCCACGCCCGCCCCGGTCAGGGACGGCTCTAGCGCATTCCACGCTCCCAGGGCTATCCAGGCGGACAAGGCGGGATACACGCCGCCCACAAAGGCAAAAAGTCCCCAAAGCCAGCCGCCCAGCGCGTATCGGCCCGCACTCGTCGCAGCAGCCCGGGCTTCGTCGATCCAGCCCAGCTCCTTATGCCCGCGCTTGAGCAGCTCTGTTTTGAGCGCCAGCCGAGCTTCAGGCGTCAATTGACCGCCGCGCCCCAGCTCCAACAGCTCCTCATCCCCAAGCTCCGAATATTTTTTCGCGATCTTGTCGATGTTCACCCGGAGCACGTTACCAATCCTCCCGGCGCACCGGCCCGCGGCAGCGCTTCACCGAAGCCCGGCGCTTTTTCGATTCCAAACGGCGACGCCGCTCCCCGGCCGGAACCCCGGAGCGCACACGCTCCATCACCGGAGCCAGCGCCTCGGCCAGCAGGTCCGCAAAACGTCGCAAAACCTCCTCCCGGTTGCGCTCAAAACTCCGATGCGTCTGGCACGCCAGCGTCAACACGCCGTCCTTGCCGATCCTGCGGCGCAACTTGCCGCGCAAAAGCATCTTTTGCAATTGGGTTAGCCGCCGTGAACGACCGAGATTGAAGCGCAACACCGCCTTGGTGGACGCCGTGTTCACATGCTGCCCGCCCGGACCGGACGAACGTACCGCCCGAATCCGAATTTCCTTTAGCGGAATGGATACGTCTTCTGCGATGTATAACATTCCAAAAGCCTACCAAATCCCTCACCGAAAGATAAGCCCCACCCACGGCCCCACGCACACACTTTTCTTTCCCACCATTATCGGCTACAAACCGCTCAGAATAACACCTGCCGCAAGGCTACGGAGGAAACCGACCATGAATAACTGCCCCTGCGGGTCCGGCAAGACCATCGACCAATGCTGTGAACCCTACATCCAGGGCCGGGAACACGCGCCCACCGCCGAAGCCCTGATGCGCTCGCGCTACACGGCCTATGCAATCAAAAACCTGGAATATCTGCGCGATACACTTCTGCCTGAAGAACGAG
The DNA window shown above is from Paucidesulfovibrio gracilis DSM 16080 and carries:
- the arfB gene encoding alternative ribosome rescue aminoacyl-tRNA hydrolase ArfB, which encodes MLYIAEDVSIPLKEIRIRAVRSSGPGGQHVNTASTKAVLRFNLGRSRRLTQLQKMLLRGKLRRRIGKDGVLTLACQTHRSFERNREEVLRRFADLLAEALAPVMERVRSGVPAGERRRRLESKKRRASVKRCRGPVRREDW